A single Acidaminococcus sp. DNA region contains:
- a CDS encoding TRAP transporter large permease subunit, giving the protein MNIGVFFFILFALIIAALPIGGVFSFLSMVPHLASSSFSFGVSDVARAMFSGLNSFTLLAVPMFMVSGMIMARGGISKKLFNFFGYFIGNKTAGFPCAVVVTCMFYAAISGSSPATVSAVGSMTIPFLVSKGYDKIFATSIVTVAGGLGVIIPPSISYIVYASIANCSPSKLFIAGIFPGLLIGVALMVYCYIYCRKHGEDKEKLQESYEELHKDGLWNLFKDSFFALMTPVIILGTIYTGVCSPTEAAVISVFYGLFVCICVYHTLSLKDLGRVFMEGAKTYVNILFVIAAAAAFAKVLTLLRYPQTISEGVLALSDNKYVVLLIMNLVMLVCGMFIDNIPNIMILTPIMVPVATALGVDPIHFGIIMTCNLAIGMVTPPMGINLFVASGMTKIPMLKLARAVVPFLVTFLISLGLITNIPGISMGLVSAISKDTTKAVAATTPALDADADTYGKDIKPMDPSSIPAEYHWRAAMTVADSSINYKMVAEFAHLINQKSGGKITVDIYPSGQLGNTTEFTEAVVSGSIDIGTGMTTDLVDFIPQYAVFDIPNLFDNVTQMRAVLNGDFPKVMNQYCNAGGIQMLGYSDAGFRQLTTNKIVRKLDDLKGQKIRVMTNPYHLAYWDALGAAATPMQFTEVFMGLQQGTIDGQENPYMNIVGNNVQEVQKYIIETNHIGHIITFFMNKDVYSSLPENVRQLVDECAAAATAYGNAKADASIKQYKQICMDAGDQIITLEPSVVQEIREKGKVVQDMVRRDIGDEIVDQLMEAIQKTKAAK; this is encoded by the coding sequence ATGAATATTGGGGTTTTCTTCTTCATCTTATTTGCACTGATCATCGCAGCCCTTCCTATCGGAGGCGTCTTTTCCTTCCTCTCGATGGTTCCTCACCTTGCCAGCAGTTCTTTTTCCTTTGGCGTGAGCGACGTGGCGAGAGCCATGTTCTCCGGCCTTAATAGTTTCACCCTGTTGGCCGTTCCTATGTTCATGGTCTCCGGCATGATCATGGCAAGAGGCGGCATATCCAAGAAGCTCTTTAATTTCTTTGGCTACTTTATCGGGAACAAAACAGCCGGTTTCCCTTGTGCTGTTGTTGTAACCTGTATGTTCTATGCGGCCATTTCCGGGTCATCCCCGGCAACGGTATCGGCAGTTGGTTCTATGACCATTCCTTTCCTGGTCTCGAAAGGTTACGATAAAATTTTTGCGACCTCCATTGTGACAGTAGCAGGAGGTCTGGGAGTTATTATCCCGCCTTCCATTTCCTACATTGTCTACGCTTCTATTGCCAATTGCTCCCCGTCAAAACTGTTCATCGCAGGCATTTTCCCGGGACTCCTGATTGGCGTGGCCCTCATGGTCTATTGCTATATTTATTGCAGGAAACACGGCGAAGACAAAGAAAAACTGCAGGAAAGCTATGAAGAACTCCACAAAGATGGACTCTGGAACCTTTTTAAAGACAGCTTCTTTGCCCTGATGACCCCAGTCATCATTCTGGGGACCATCTATACAGGTGTCTGCAGTCCTACGGAGGCTGCCGTTATCAGCGTGTTCTATGGTCTGTTTGTCTGCATCTGTGTGTATCATACCCTTTCCCTCAAAGATTTGGGACGCGTATTCATGGAAGGCGCCAAGACATACGTCAATATTCTCTTTGTCATTGCTGCCGCGGCGGCTTTTGCCAAAGTCCTGACATTACTCCGCTATCCGCAGACCATCAGCGAAGGCGTACTTGCCCTCTCTGATAATAAATACGTCGTTCTCCTGATTATGAACCTTGTCATGCTGGTCTGCGGCATGTTTATCGACAATATTCCAAATATCATGATTCTTACGCCTATCATGGTTCCTGTAGCAACAGCTCTGGGCGTTGATCCGATTCACTTCGGCATTATCATGACCTGCAACCTTGCCATCGGTATGGTCACACCGCCTATGGGCATCAACCTGTTTGTAGCTTCCGGCATGACGAAGATTCCTATGCTCAAGCTGGCACGCGCGGTAGTCCCCTTCCTCGTCACTTTCCTGATTTCCCTGGGGCTCATTACCAATATTCCCGGCATTTCCATGGGCCTTGTCAGTGCCATTTCGAAAGATACGACCAAGGCCGTTGCCGCCACTACACCGGCTCTTGATGCGGATGCAGACACGTATGGTAAAGATATTAAACCTATGGATCCGAGCTCCATTCCTGCCGAATATCACTGGAGAGCCGCCATGACGGTAGCGGATTCTTCCATCAACTACAAGATGGTGGCCGAATTTGCTCATCTCATCAATCAAAAATCCGGCGGTAAAATCACGGTAGATATTTACCCGAGCGGACAGCTTGGCAACACGACCGAATTTACGGAAGCCGTAGTCAGCGGTTCCATCGACATCGGGACAGGCATGACCACAGACTTGGTTGACTTCATTCCGCAGTATGCTGTCTTTGATATTCCGAACCTCTTTGATAATGTAACGCAAATGAGAGCCGTCCTTAATGGGGATTTTCCGAAAGTCATGAACCAGTACTGCAATGCGGGCGGCATTCAGATGCTTGGCTATTCCGATGCAGGCTTCCGTCAGCTCACAACCAACAAGATTGTAAGAAAACTGGATGACCTCAAAGGACAGAAAATCCGCGTTATGACGAACCCCTACCACCTGGCTTATTGGGACGCCCTCGGTGCCGCCGCAACACCGATGCAGTTCACGGAAGTCTTTATGGGACTGCAGCAAGGTACGATTGACGGACAGGAAAATCCTTACATGAACATCGTAGGGAATAATGTCCAGGAAGTTCAGAAATACATTATTGAGACGAATCACATCGGCCATATCATTACCTTCTTCATGAACAAGGATGTCTACAGTTCCTTACCTGAAAACGTCCGGCAATTGGTCGACGAATGCGCAGCTGCTGCCACTGCTTACGGTAATGCCAAGGCAGATGCCAGCATTAAACAATATAAGCAGATTTGCATGGATGCAGGTGATCAAATCATTACGCTTGAACCCTCCGTCGTACAAGAAATTCGTGAGAAGGGTAAAGTTGTACAAGATATGGTCCGCCGTGATATAGGCGATGAAATTGTCGACCAGCTCATGGAAGCGATTCAAAAAACAAAAGCGGCAAAATAG
- a CDS encoding TRAP transporter small permease, with protein sequence MKVLHWLEKNFELLVLAIMLAIMCVLSFTNVVMRYGFHHALTWSDEVCCYLLALSAFFCLPCAIRRGVSLKVDTFTRMLPDSLQKYLEIAISIIMVIILGFLLQGTWELIGKAALIHQASPALRIPVAFLYRLMALGIALGIIRYVQLLYRLFAGKAKTEADNGRDIDQ encoded by the coding sequence GTGAAAGTACTGCACTGGCTTGAAAAAAATTTTGAACTATTGGTGCTCGCCATAATGCTGGCCATCATGTGCGTCCTGTCGTTTACGAACGTAGTCATGCGTTACGGATTCCATCACGCCCTGACATGGTCCGATGAGGTATGCTGCTATCTGCTGGCACTATCCGCTTTCTTCTGTCTTCCCTGTGCCATCAGAAGAGGCGTCAGCCTGAAAGTTGATACCTTTACCAGAATGCTTCCTGACTCTCTGCAAAAGTACCTGGAAATTGCCATTTCCATCATTATGGTTATCATCTTGGGATTCCTGCTCCAGGGAACATGGGAACTGATTGGGAAGGCCGCCCTGATTCACCAGGCAAGCCCTGCACTGCGCATCCCTGTCGCATTCCTTTACCGTCTCATGGCTCTTGGAATTGCACTTGGAATCATCCGTTACGTACAGCTTCTGTACCGCCTTTTCGCCGGCAAGGCAAAAACAGAAGCAGACAATGGCCGGGATATTGACCAATAA
- a CDS encoding LysR family transcriptional regulator, with amino-acid sequence MDIKMLDYVVMIAQCGSISKAASKLYLTQSGLNQQLLKLEKQLGIKLFERDHHHFRITEAGKIYVRNAMEILRIQRNTLTQLSDIKNNMHAEISIGLTHEHGIDLFTAVYPTFHERYPHLRCKLAEHIVADQYELIEAGDLDIGIVLTQADTYKKNKDLRFHEVYREDLLLGVPLNHPLAKKAVPIGTGRPLRAIDIRLFKDDPFSLIFEDSTMRREVIDPMFEANHMQPIIMLETAINTALSQIVSKGLSCTILPHSRVLASRYRDDCAWFRLLSNPTWSVAVVYRKDYVVSHSISYLIGLMDEYGQEMEQKFLVESPGYFHA; translated from the coding sequence ATGGACATAAAGATGCTCGATTATGTGGTCATGATTGCCCAGTGCGGGAGTATATCCAAGGCTGCATCAAAACTTTACCTGACCCAGTCCGGCTTGAATCAGCAGCTGCTGAAACTTGAAAAACAATTAGGCATTAAATTGTTCGAACGGGATCACCATCATTTCAGAATTACGGAAGCGGGAAAGATCTACGTGCGCAATGCCATGGAAATCCTGAGAATCCAGCGCAACACGCTTACGCAGCTGAGCGATATCAAAAATAATATGCACGCGGAGATTTCCATCGGCCTGACACATGAGCATGGAATCGACCTTTTTACGGCTGTCTATCCGACTTTTCATGAGCGGTATCCTCACCTCCGGTGTAAATTAGCAGAGCACATCGTGGCCGACCAATACGAACTTATTGAAGCAGGAGATTTGGATATTGGCATCGTGCTCACACAGGCTGATACGTACAAGAAAAATAAGGATCTGCGCTTTCACGAAGTCTACAGGGAGGATCTTTTACTGGGCGTTCCATTGAACCATCCCCTTGCCAAAAAGGCCGTTCCCATAGGAACGGGGCGTCCCCTTCGTGCCATTGATATCCGTCTGTTCAAGGATGATCCGTTTTCCCTGATTTTTGAAGATTCAACCATGCGCAGGGAAGTCATTGACCCCATGTTTGAAGCAAATCATATGCAGCCGATCATCATGCTTGAGACGGCCATCAACACGGCGTTATCACAAATCGTAAGCAAGGGATTATCCTGTACAATTCTGCCGCATTCCCGCGTACTTGCCAGTCGCTATCGTGACGATTGCGCCTGGTTCCGGCTCTTGTCGAATCCAACCTGGAGTGTAGCTGTCGTCTATCGCAAAGATTATGTAGTAAGCCATTCCATTTCTTACCTTATAGGGCTGATGGATGAGTATGGACAGGAAATGGAACAGAAATTCCTGGTCGAAAGCCCCGGGTATTTTCATGCATGA
- a CDS encoding mandelate racemase/muconate lactonizing enzyme family protein — MMIESEIIQSIHLNYINVPLQKSLSDAKVFQGKQKPLSSVYLTCVRMETSSHIKGEGYTYALRAGGKSQYELAKELAPALLGENPFNISYLWDKLHWCGNTLSENGIINQVIAAFDTALWDIKTKKAGLPISQLIGSYKSSISCYNTTAGYLSFKIDEVINKAKELLANGIGGIKLKVGQPDLDADIFRVRTLRDKLGPNVPIMVDANQQWNLETALRFGKATEDCNLTWLEEPLNAYDLEGHYELTHRLQVPIGTGEMLSSAADLLRYIDHNAVNLIMPDAPRIGGITPFLKVLDRAREKRLAVAPHFVMEMHLPLAATYAGSIWVEHIDWLKDLFNEQVEIADGSMKVPKRIGNGFSFNEKNLNLFSKEDSIYSLD; from the coding sequence ATGATGATAGAATCAGAAATCATCCAATCCATTCATTTAAACTATATTAATGTACCGTTACAGAAGAGCTTAAGTGATGCCAAAGTTTTTCAAGGAAAACAAAAACCATTGTCCAGCGTATATTTAACTTGCGTTAGAATGGAAACCTCCTCACACATCAAAGGTGAAGGATATACCTATGCACTCCGTGCGGGAGGAAAATCCCAGTACGAATTGGCAAAAGAACTCGCACCCGCTCTGCTCGGTGAAAACCCTTTTAATATTTCTTATTTATGGGATAAGTTGCATTGGTGCGGAAATACGCTGAGCGAAAACGGCATTATTAACCAAGTTATTGCGGCCTTTGACACCGCATTGTGGGATATAAAAACAAAAAAAGCAGGACTTCCGATTTCTCAACTTATAGGAAGCTACAAAAGCAGCATTAGTTGCTATAATACAACCGCAGGGTACTTGAGTTTTAAGATCGATGAAGTAATAAATAAGGCAAAGGAACTTTTGGCCAATGGAATTGGGGGTATTAAGCTTAAAGTTGGACAGCCAGATTTAGATGCAGACATTTTTCGTGTAAGAACATTGCGCGATAAGTTGGGGCCCAACGTTCCCATCATGGTTGATGCAAATCAACAGTGGAATCTTGAGACCGCTTTACGTTTTGGAAAAGCAACCGAAGATTGTAATCTAACGTGGTTGGAAGAACCTTTGAATGCTTACGATTTGGAAGGGCACTATGAATTGACTCACAGGTTACAAGTTCCCATCGGTACGGGAGAAATGTTGTCTAGTGCTGCTGACCTGCTTCGCTATATCGATCATAATGCTGTTAATCTGATTATGCCTGACGCACCAAGAATTGGTGGAATTACACCTTTTCTCAAAGTACTTGATAGAGCAAGAGAAAAACGACTGGCAGTTGCTCCTCATTTCGTCATGGAAATGCATCTCCCTCTTGCAGCTACATATGCTGGTTCTATCTGGGTAGAACATATTGACTGGCTCAAAGATTTATTCAATGAACAAGTAGAAATTGCAGATGGTTCCATGAAGGTTCCCAAAAGAATCGGTAATGGTTTTTCATTCAATGAAAAGAATCTCAATCTTTTCTCTAAAGAGGATTCCATTTACAGCCTTGATTAA